Proteins encoded within one genomic window of Methanosarcina barkeri str. Wiesmoor:
- a CDS encoding ABC transporter ATP-binding protein: MIEIRKLSRYFGNLLAVDNLDLDVGNEIFGLLGPNGAGKSTTVMMLTTLLKPSSGTAKVCGYDIVKESKKVRSKISYVPQDMAVDRKLTGRENVLLYAKLYGIPNRESKVDEVIEMMGLSDRAGDLVATYSGGMRRRLELAQALVHEPEVLFLDEPTLGLDVSGRKKIWEHIRMLKAEGMTIFMTTHYLEEAEKYCNRVAIIDKGRIAVIGSPENLTHSIGEHASLNDVFLENVKTPEEQEGFNSTQFRNLLRRR; encoded by the coding sequence TTGATAGAAATAAGAAAATTATCCAGATACTTTGGAAACCTGCTTGCTGTTGACAATCTTGACCTTGATGTTGGAAATGAGATCTTTGGCCTTCTTGGCCCTAATGGAGCAGGCAAAAGTACGACAGTTATGATGCTTACAACTCTACTAAAACCCAGCAGTGGGACTGCAAAAGTCTGTGGATATGATATAGTAAAAGAATCCAAAAAAGTAAGGTCAAAGATAAGCTATGTACCCCAGGATATGGCAGTTGACCGAAAACTCACAGGTAGGGAAAATGTACTGCTTTATGCGAAACTCTATGGCATCCCTAATAGGGAGTCAAAGGTAGATGAAGTGATTGAAATGATGGGGCTTTCAGATCGTGCCGGTGACCTTGTAGCAACATACTCCGGAGGAATGAGAAGGCGCCTTGAACTTGCTCAGGCGCTTGTGCACGAACCTGAGGTTCTGTTTCTGGATGAACCGACCCTTGGACTGGATGTGAGTGGCAGAAAGAAGATATGGGAGCATATCAGGATGCTCAAGGCCGAAGGGATGACCATCTTCATGACTACGCACTACCTCGAAGAGGCAGAAAAATACTGCAATAGGGTTGCTATTATCGATAAAGGACGAATTGCAGTTATCGGCTCTCCTGAAAACCTTACACACTCCATAGGGGAACACGCCTCCCTTAATGACGTTTTCCTTGAAAACGTTAAAACTCCTGAAGAGCAGGAAGGATTTAATTCAACCCAGTTCAGAAACCTTCTGAGGCGAAGATGA
- the cobN gene encoding cobaltochelatase subunit CobN, with product MKIISITWNSYIPTLLKAANDLGIELEAHYSKILEDNPEEAEKVLLACEHADAVFLYYTSTPFWEDFYEKLEPLKKRVPVICVGSDPSSLTLSSVKLEIAATCFSYIIYGGQENFANMLRYLLKEVFGCEIETKPPEKIPWDGLYHPDAEKIFSNVEEYLNWYGPLKDKTVGLLISRTSWVNNELEIEKKLIKELENLNLSIIPVFAYSLKDEELGSRGMNEVIEDYFIENGRTIIDCLVKLSPFFIASSKTEERNASCAAKGIEVLRKLDVPVFQPVTSHYMTVEEWQESMGLSTEIGWSVALPEFEGGIEPIMIGAGKKEGNYMGRFPIEERCSKFASRILKWTELRKKPVNQRKVAFILHNRPCTGVEGSVGDAANLDSLESVARILNRMQEAGYVVNPPENGKDLIETILKRKAISEFRWTPINEIVKNGGALDFVEKEEYEKFFNTLSPKVKQRVIESWGNPPGEEVDGIPAAMVYDNKIVVTGVQYENAVVCVQPKRGCAGARCDGKVCKILHDPEVPPTHQYLATYRYLENTFGADVLVHVGTHGNLEFLPGKGVGLSGDCYPDISIGTIPHLYIYNSDNPPEGTIAKRRSLACLIDHMQTVMTSGGLYENLAELDRLLGEYEQAKHDKGREHALKHLILDEIKKSNLNSEIKADDQTPFEEVVRKAHEALGKIRNTQIQSGMHIFGQMPEGEKKVEFINSILRYDDQGSVGNKVSIRRLIAELLELNLDELISDQSRISEDGKSNGQLLEEIDSLSKDLIRTFINNPEKEPARIIKEIFEGKSFEKQNIKGKSFEEQSVNKEINNPEIEPNRIIEEIFEGKGFKEQKIKGKSFEEQEIKDLSINPVLLEDAVSICNRILDLESRIDDSLEIEALLHGFNGGYIPAGPSGLIMRGRDDVLPTGRNFYSLDPKRIPTKAAWRVGQQLSGVLINKHIEDEGRYPENVGFYWMANDVMWADGEGMAQIMSLIGVEPVWLNNGQLKGFSVIPLKELGRPRIDVTVRVSGILRDNFPNCLEVIDEAIQAVASLDEPGEMNYLRKHSLQMIEEGADSRDATLRIFSSKPGTYSAGVQLAVYASAWKDEKDLADIFLYWNGYAYGKDVKGKEAHTQLASSLKTVDATFNKVVSDEYDLLGCCCYFGVHGGFTAAAKQASGRDVKVYFGDTREPQHVEIRDMADEMRRVVRAKLLNPKWIEGMKQHGYKGAQDISKRVGRVYGWEASTQKVDDWIFDDITKAFVLDEEMRRFFEENNPYALEEMSRRLLEAQSRGLWEPDPELLEELKKSYLEIESWMEELAGEGEFQGGAVDIISSEDVPDWDAKMKEIRKILK from the coding sequence ATGAAAATTATTTCAATAACGTGGAATTCATACATTCCCACTCTCCTCAAGGCCGCCAACGATCTTGGTATAGAGCTTGAAGCCCACTATTCAAAGATTCTGGAAGATAATCCGGAAGAAGCCGAGAAGGTTCTTCTTGCATGCGAACATGCAGATGCAGTCTTTCTATACTATACATCAACCCCTTTCTGGGAAGATTTCTATGAAAAGCTTGAACCGTTAAAAAAGAGGGTACCTGTAATCTGTGTAGGAAGTGATCCTTCCTCACTTACCCTCTCTTCGGTGAAACTTGAGATTGCAGCTACATGCTTTTCTTATATCATCTATGGAGGACAGGAAAACTTTGCCAATATGCTGCGCTATCTCTTAAAGGAAGTTTTTGGATGTGAGATTGAAACAAAACCTCCTGAAAAGATACCATGGGATGGGTTATATCATCCGGATGCAGAGAAAATATTCTCAAACGTTGAAGAGTATCTCAACTGGTACGGGCCTTTGAAAGATAAAACCGTGGGACTGCTTATCTCCCGGACTTCCTGGGTAAACAATGAACTTGAGATAGAAAAAAAATTGATAAAAGAGTTAGAAAATCTTAACCTATCAATTATCCCTGTTTTTGCATATTCCTTGAAAGATGAGGAACTTGGAAGCAGGGGAATGAATGAGGTCATAGAGGATTATTTCATAGAAAACGGCAGGACCATTATAGATTGCCTTGTAAAGCTTTCTCCTTTTTTTATTGCAAGCAGCAAAACCGAAGAGAGAAATGCATCGTGCGCAGCAAAAGGCATAGAAGTCCTGAGAAAACTTGACGTCCCTGTTTTCCAGCCTGTAACTTCACACTATATGACTGTTGAGGAATGGCAGGAGTCAATGGGATTAAGCACTGAGATCGGATGGAGTGTGGCTCTCCCGGAGTTTGAAGGCGGAATTGAACCCATCATGATAGGAGCAGGTAAAAAAGAAGGAAATTACATGGGGCGTTTTCCTATCGAAGAACGCTGCTCAAAATTTGCATCCAGAATTTTAAAATGGACTGAACTCAGGAAAAAACCGGTCAACCAGAGAAAAGTTGCCTTTATCCTGCACAACAGACCCTGTACAGGTGTTGAAGGTTCGGTAGGAGACGCTGCAAATCTTGATTCTCTCGAAAGCGTGGCAAGGATACTGAACCGGATGCAGGAAGCAGGTTATGTCGTCAATCCTCCTGAAAACGGAAAAGACCTTATTGAAACCATTCTCAAGAGAAAAGCAATTTCCGAGTTCAGATGGACTCCCATTAATGAGATAGTGAAAAACGGAGGAGCCCTTGATTTTGTGGAAAAAGAAGAATACGAGAAATTTTTCAATACCCTGAGTCCAAAAGTAAAGCAAAGAGTAATTGAAAGCTGGGGAAACCCTCCTGGAGAAGAAGTAGACGGCATTCCTGCTGCCATGGTCTATGATAATAAAATCGTTGTGACAGGGGTGCAGTATGAAAACGCTGTGGTCTGCGTGCAGCCAAAGCGAGGATGTGCAGGTGCCAGGTGTGATGGGAAAGTCTGCAAGATCCTGCACGACCCGGAAGTTCCGCCAACCCATCAGTATCTAGCAACTTACAGATATCTTGAAAACACCTTTGGAGCTGATGTACTCGTACATGTGGGGACCCATGGGAACCTTGAGTTCCTGCCCGGAAAAGGAGTCGGGCTTTCAGGAGATTGCTATCCTGATATAAGCATAGGGACAATTCCCCATCTCTACATCTACAACTCTGACAACCCTCCGGAAGGTACAATTGCCAAACGCCGGAGCCTTGCTTGTTTGATAGACCATATGCAGACTGTCATGACCTCAGGAGGGCTTTATGAAAACCTTGCAGAACTTGACAGGCTGCTTGGGGAATACGAACAGGCGAAACATGATAAGGGAAGAGAGCACGCCCTGAAGCACCTGATCCTTGATGAGATCAAAAAATCGAATCTGAATTCCGAGATAAAAGCCGATGACCAGACTCCCTTTGAAGAGGTAGTAAGAAAAGCGCATGAAGCTCTTGGGAAGATAAGGAACACCCAGATCCAAAGCGGGATGCATATCTTCGGACAAATGCCTGAAGGCGAGAAAAAAGTTGAATTCATAAACTCGATTTTAAGGTATGATGACCAGGGAAGTGTGGGAAACAAAGTCTCGATTAGAAGGTTGATTGCAGAACTTCTGGAACTTAACCTTGATGAACTGATCTCTGACCAGAGCCGGATTTCCGAAGACGGAAAATCAAATGGACAGTTGCTTGAAGAGATAGATTCACTCTCTAAAGACCTTATAAGAACATTTATAAATAACCCGGAAAAAGAGCCAGCCCGGATAATCAAAGAGATTTTTGAAGGAAAAAGCTTTGAAAAACAGAATATCAAAGGAAAAAGCTTTGAAGAGCAGAGTGTCAACAAAGAGATAAATAATCCTGAAATAGAGCCAAACAGGATAATTGAAGAGATTTTTGAAGGAAAAGGTTTTAAAGAGCAGAAAATTAAAGGAAAAAGTTTTGAAGAGCAGGAAATTAAAGATCTGAGTATAAATCCCGTACTTCTTGAGGATGCCGTTTCGATCTGCAATAGAATCCTTGACCTTGAATCAAGAATAGATGATTCCCTTGAAATTGAAGCCCTTTTGCACGGTTTTAATGGAGGATACATCCCTGCAGGTCCTTCAGGTCTCATCATGCGTGGAAGAGATGATGTACTGCCAACAGGCAGGAATTTTTATTCACTTGACCCAAAAAGAATTCCTACAAAAGCTGCCTGGAGGGTAGGACAGCAACTCTCAGGGGTCCTGATTAATAAGCACATTGAAGACGAAGGTCGGTATCCTGAGAATGTGGGATTTTACTGGATGGCAAACGATGTAATGTGGGCTGATGGAGAGGGAATGGCCCAGATAATGAGCCTTATCGGGGTTGAACCAGTCTGGCTAAACAATGGACAACTGAAAGGGTTCTCCGTGATCCCCCTTAAAGAATTAGGCAGGCCCAGAATTGACGTTACGGTCCGAGTTTCCGGAATTCTGCGGGACAATTTCCCAAACTGTCTTGAAGTTATAGACGAAGCAATCCAGGCTGTGGCTTCTCTTGATGAACCTGGAGAGATGAATTATCTAAGAAAACATAGCCTTCAGATGATTGAAGAAGGAGCGGATTCCAGAGATGCTACTTTAAGGATCTTTTCTAGCAAACCCGGGACTTATTCGGCAGGAGTTCAGCTTGCAGTCTATGCAAGTGCCTGGAAAGACGAAAAAGACCTGGCAGACATCTTCCTTTACTGGAATGGGTATGCTTATGGAAAGGATGTAAAAGGCAAGGAAGCTCACACTCAGCTTGCGTCAAGCCTTAAGACTGTAGATGCCACCTTTAATAAAGTTGTAAGCGACGAGTACGACCTATTAGGATGTTGCTGTTACTTTGGGGTCCACGGAGGCTTTACAGCTGCAGCCAAGCAGGCTTCCGGAAGAGATGTAAAAGTTTACTTTGGCGATACTCGAGAACCTCAGCACGTTGAAATCCGGGACATGGCTGACGAAATGCGAAGGGTCGTAAGAGCCAAGCTCTTAAATCCAAAATGGATTGAAGGCATGAAACAGCACGGATATAAAGGTGCGCAGGACATTTCTAAAAGAGTGGGAAGAGTCTATGGATGGGAAGCCTCCACCCAGAAAGTGGACGACTGGATTTTTGATGATATCACAAAGGCCTTCGTGCTTGATGAAGAAATGCGCCGCTTTTTTGAAGAGAATAATCCCTATGCCCTTGAGGAAATGTCCAGGCGGCTCCTTGAAGCACAGTCAAGAGGACTCTGGGAGCCTGACCCCGAGCTTCTTGAAGAATTAAAAAAATCCTATCTTGAGATCGAGAGCTGGATGGAAGAACTGGCAGGAGAAGGAGAATTTCAGGGTGGAGCTGTTGATATAATTAGTTCTGAAGACGTCCCTGACTGGGATGCAAAAATGAAGGAAATTCGAAAAATCCTCAAATAA
- a CDS encoding ABC transporter permease, with the protein MMKAVYYYFERDLVKWLRGRVTVISSLVMPAAWLVFVGLALPTKFTDNYLEYITPGILVMTMLFSSLQGGSLMIFDKILGFLNKFLAMPSPRESMLYGKILFISVRGLMQATVILIIATLLGVRILNPVQLILIYFTLFLFSVFFSALSTMIGMHLSDHDSYAAVNSMISMPLFFTSSALMPYDVMPAWLRFLARLNPVSYAIDSTRTLFEGGMPVHGLISLAIGAGIMVLLGTYQFRKAFV; encoded by the coding sequence ATGATGAAAGCAGTATACTACTATTTTGAGAGGGATCTTGTAAAATGGCTAAGGGGAAGGGTTACCGTTATTTCCTCACTCGTAATGCCTGCAGCCTGGCTGGTATTTGTAGGGCTGGCTTTGCCAACAAAGTTTACGGATAATTACCTCGAATATATAACCCCTGGAATTCTTGTCATGACTATGCTTTTTTCTTCCCTGCAAGGAGGATCTCTTATGATTTTTGATAAGATACTTGGTTTTTTGAATAAGTTCCTTGCCATGCCCTCGCCACGAGAAAGCATGCTTTATGGAAAAATCCTATTTATCAGCGTAAGAGGCTTGATGCAGGCGACTGTGATACTCATAATAGCTACTCTTCTTGGAGTAAGGATATTGAACCCTGTGCAGTTAATATTAATATATTTCACACTGTTTTTGTTTTCAGTATTTTTTTCTGCTCTCTCAACTATGATAGGAATGCACTTAAGCGACCATGACAGCTATGCGGCTGTTAATAGCATGATCAGCATGCCTTTGTTCTTCACCAGCAGTGCACTCATGCCCTATGACGTCATGCCTGCATGGTTGAGGTTTCTGGCCAGACTCAATCCTGTAAGTTATGCAATAGACAGCACAAGAACTCTGTTTGAAGGAGGAATGCCTGTTCATGGACTCATAAGCCTGGCCATAGGAGCCGGAATTATGGTACTTCTTGGGACTTATCAGTTCAGGAAGGCATTTGTGTGA
- a CDS encoding ABC transporter ATP-binding protein produces MIEIKDLWYTYPGRSEPTLKGVNLRVEKGEFVLLTGPTGCGKSTLLKTLNGIIPHESGGILSGSVKVKGMETTDSNQMEISKEVGLVFQNPDDQIFSTIVEDEVAFGPENLCFEQKEIDKKVTEALQIVGMSDLRLNSTNSLSGGQKQRICIASMLAMEPEILAMDEPVSQMDPMGTHEVLNTVRELNRKLKTTILLVEHRLHELAPFVDRVVIMDNGKIVFDQPASKAFDNLEIFYRLGLRIPEPVELCHSLGIKASPLSVSGALAVLDREIKENNRIPQLLLNPDKNPVTKTSSRNASIENNAHGNNDSEKNTHGNNDSENNAHGNNAYRNNDSENNDSIISIQDLWSGYEKNKMVLKGINLEIRKGERVAIMGTNGSGKSTLLLHLAAILKPDKGNVKVFEEDTRSKNPYSFAGKVGFVFQNPDLMLFCDSAEEEVRFGPVQLKYSNIEERVRNSLEAMSILPLRHDLPQALSRGQRLRTAVASVLSINPELILLDEPTTGQDKVNIEQMMDFFKNNNSTLIFCTHDIEVAMSYATRILVMNDGQIIADGKGKEVIKDNETLKKSSLTQPPVVEIANHLGINAFSVKELVKTLTSRSVEGINSGSVEGINSGNVEEINSRSIEGIKC; encoded by the coding sequence ATGATAGAAATCAAAGACCTATGGTACACATATCCAGGAAGATCGGAACCGACTTTAAAGGGAGTTAACCTTAGAGTCGAAAAAGGAGAATTTGTTCTCCTCACAGGACCTACTGGATGTGGAAAAAGTACTTTATTAAAAACATTAAACGGAATCATCCCTCATGAATCTGGAGGAATATTATCAGGAAGTGTGAAAGTCAAAGGGATGGAAACCACTGATTCAAACCAGATGGAAATTTCGAAAGAAGTAGGCCTTGTGTTTCAGAATCCAGATGACCAGATATTTTCTACAATAGTTGAGGACGAAGTAGCTTTTGGGCCTGAAAACCTCTGCTTTGAGCAAAAAGAAATTGATAAAAAGGTAACAGAAGCCCTGCAAATTGTAGGGATGTCCGATCTCAGACTGAACTCGACAAATTCACTTTCCGGTGGACAGAAACAGAGGATCTGCATTGCAAGTATGCTTGCAATGGAGCCTGAAATCCTTGCCATGGATGAACCTGTAAGCCAGATGGACCCCATGGGCACGCACGAAGTCCTGAATACAGTAAGGGAACTCAACAGAAAACTGAAAACAACTATTCTGCTGGTGGAACACAGACTACATGAGCTTGCACCATTTGTAGACAGAGTTGTTATAATGGACAATGGAAAAATAGTCTTTGATCAGCCCGCTTCAAAAGCTTTTGATAATCTTGAGATATTTTACAGGCTAGGGCTTCGAATTCCTGAACCAGTCGAGCTCTGCCATAGCCTTGGAATTAAAGCCAGCCCTTTGAGTGTCAGCGGAGCTCTTGCTGTACTAGACAGAGAAATTAAAGAAAATAATAGAATTCCTCAACTTCTTCTGAATCCGGATAAAAATCCTGTAACCAAGACCAGTTCAAGGAACGCTTCCATTGAAAATAATGCTCATGGAAATAATGATTCTGAAAAAAATACTCATGGGAATAATGATTCTGAAAACAATGCTCATGGAAATAATGCTTATAGAAATAATGATTCTGAAAACAATGATTCAATTATTTCCATTCAGGACCTATGGTCAGGATATGAGAAAAACAAGATGGTATTGAAAGGAATAAATCTGGAAATCCGTAAAGGTGAGAGGGTTGCGATTATGGGCACGAACGGCTCGGGTAAGTCAACCCTGCTTTTACACCTTGCTGCCATTCTCAAACCAGATAAAGGAAATGTAAAGGTTTTTGAGGAAGACACAAGATCCAAGAATCCATACTCCTTTGCAGGTAAAGTCGGATTTGTATTCCAGAACCCTGACCTAATGCTCTTCTGTGATTCAGCTGAGGAAGAAGTAAGGTTTGGACCTGTTCAATTAAAATACAGCAATATTGAGGAAAGAGTAAGAAACTCTCTTGAAGCCATGTCAATTCTGCCTCTCAGGCATGACCTCCCTCAAGCTCTGAGCAGAGGGCAAAGACTCAGGACAGCCGTCGCTTCGGTACTTTCCATAAATCCAGAACTTATTCTTCTCGATGAACCCACAACAGGGCAAGATAAAGTGAATATAGAACAGATGATGGATTTTTTCAAAAATAATAATTCGACACTGATTTTCTGCACACACGATATTGAGGTAGCCATGTCCTATGCCACAAGAATTCTGGTAATGAATGATGGGCAGATCATAGCGGACGGAAAGGGAAAAGAGGTTATAAAAGATAATGAAACCCTCAAAAAATCCTCACTTACCCAGCCTCCGGTTGTTGAGATCGCAAATCATCTGGGAATCAATGCCTTTTCAGTTAAAGAACTTGTGAAAACGCTGACTTCCAGAAGTGTTGAAGGGATAAACTCCGGAAGTGTTGAAGGGATAAACTCCGGAAATGTTGAAGAGATAAACTCCAGAAGTATTGAGGGGATAAAATGTTAA
- a CDS encoding WD40 repeat domain-containing protein gives MKWKILIVLLILTVITAGCTEKSQDSENNSKIAQASEGVQNIEESGNSEAGIPIDSIVFSRTGALITLKEETDISQVKISSVNSSTESIDIEKTENQVFVAFEWEPNTQYKFEVITGDGAESDLEVYAPEKPALKEEYAVKLEDVTPGSIDKTTENIEGMIKFSPDSKYLAIGTQGGSLKLIELTTGEKVWEIQLVKGIADARISDIEFSGDGKRLIVGEDSPDAFIHCFDLNGTEIWKYGAGQDLGSDLDHMPAMKKIKLDSKGNIYVAASRACGYIGEKYKYLGIVYSFDSEGNSRWKFPESELMDSGVTWIDNTPDGKYAVFGTTCFTNADKWKEGTVHVLDGNTGKEYWNYSIPPLEPFFDYSAIWYSTQITPDGNNIITMTSDGRAFLFDNYEIMGTGVPEVKWQENISTPVVVSGVPIYGSANYAYIINNTLIFSIGSTFSKDKNNDAPIEHPNGNSLFAYDTDGNLLWKWRVDGYAGECAMNDRYLVVPIAQNLVTKDRSAHGVYVFDVSKSGGSNSKLAQVYNTKGITIAADISPDGKYIAAMEAPARLDDGTVLGEYKVHVLT, from the coding sequence ATGAAATGGAAAATTTTGATAGTCCTGCTAATCCTAACTGTAATTACTGCCGGATGTACTGAAAAAAGCCAGGACTCCGAGAACAATAGTAAAATTGCTCAGGCTTCCGAAGGTGTCCAGAACATAGAGGAAAGTGGTAATTCCGAAGCCGGGATACCCATAGATTCAATAGTATTTTCCAGGACCGGAGCTCTGATTACTCTAAAAGAAGAGACCGACATTTCACAGGTAAAAATCTCTTCGGTCAATAGTTCGACAGAGTCAATAGATATTGAAAAAACGGAGAACCAGGTCTTTGTAGCTTTTGAGTGGGAACCCAATACTCAATACAAGTTTGAAGTGATCACGGGTGACGGAGCAGAAAGTGATCTGGAAGTGTATGCACCTGAAAAACCTGCTTTGAAAGAAGAGTACGCTGTAAAACTTGAGGATGTTACTCCCGGATCGATAGATAAAACTACAGAAAATATAGAAGGCATGATTAAATTCTCTCCTGACAGCAAGTATCTTGCTATCGGAACTCAAGGAGGTTCTCTGAAACTTATAGAGCTTACAACAGGTGAAAAGGTTTGGGAAATACAGCTTGTTAAAGGTATAGCTGATGCAAGAATTTCAGATATAGAGTTTTCAGGGGATGGGAAACGTCTTATCGTAGGAGAAGATAGTCCGGATGCTTTTATTCACTGCTTTGATTTAAATGGCACTGAAATCTGGAAATATGGAGCAGGTCAGGATCTGGGTTCAGACCTTGACCACATGCCAGCCATGAAAAAAATAAAACTTGATTCAAAAGGGAACATCTATGTTGCTGCCAGTAGAGCTTGTGGCTACATAGGAGAGAAATACAAGTATTTGGGAATAGTTTATTCTTTTGACTCCGAAGGCAATTCGCGCTGGAAATTCCCTGAATCCGAACTGATGGACTCCGGAGTTACATGGATAGATAACACCCCTGACGGAAAATACGCTGTTTTCGGGACGACCTGCTTTACAAATGCCGACAAATGGAAAGAAGGAACTGTACATGTTCTGGACGGAAATACCGGAAAAGAGTACTGGAACTATTCAATCCCACCCCTTGAGCCATTTTTTGACTATTCAGCCATATGGTACAGTACCCAGATTACTCCTGATGGCAATAATATAATAACAATGACCAGTGATGGACGAGCCTTTTTATTTGACAATTACGAGATCATGGGAACCGGTGTACCAGAAGTAAAATGGCAGGAAAACATTTCAACCCCGGTTGTAGTAAGCGGAGTCCCTATTTACGGCAGTGCGAATTATGCATATATTATCAACAATACCCTTATTTTCTCAATAGGCAGCACTTTCTCCAAAGACAAAAATAACGATGCCCCAATAGAACATCCCAACGGCAACAGCCTCTTTGCCTATGATACCGACGGCAACCTGCTGTGGAAATGGAGAGTGGACGGCTATGCAGGGGAATGCGCAATGAATGACAGGTATCTCGTTGTCCCCATAGCCCAGAACCTGGTGACCAAGGATAGAAGTGCTCACGGAGTGTATGTCTTTGACGTATCAAAAAGTGGAGGTTCAAATTCTAAACTTGCCCAGGTTTATAACACCAAGGGAATTACAATAGCGGCTGATATCTCCCCTGATGGAAAATATATTGCAGCCATGGAAGCTCCTGCAAGGCTTGATGATGGCACAGTGCTGGGAGAGTACAAAGTGCATGTTCTTACGTAA
- a CDS encoding energy-coupling factor transporter transmembrane protein EcfT translates to MIGARSIAEPTIKDTVIHRMDPRAKILILISTVFVAVSLDNQKTMFLLFLIILSGFVIAKMPAIKIKTLVILLVLLIWGTIYSQALFYSQLPRTVIFTIIRPDFPVLGWLTGGGLFVYEEGLHHGAVQGLRSASILSLGLLMCWTTDSRDMLNGLVGLKVPYSVAFMVITAVRFLPIIITEVATVITVQRLRGFNPKKFGSGIIKTLLNILTPTLANCVRRTGTLAVSIQSRAFRANPDRTSLKKLEFSNIDKVMITVFVFAAISIVVIKLLYNMYTSGIYYTSSLRPVYAIAGGYL, encoded by the coding sequence ATGATAGGTGCAAGATCAATTGCAGAACCAACAATTAAAGATACAGTTATTCACAGAATGGACCCAAGAGCTAAGATCCTTATCCTGATTTCCACTGTTTTTGTCGCTGTGTCCCTGGATAACCAGAAAACGATGTTTTTGTTATTTCTGATCATACTCTCAGGATTCGTAATTGCAAAAATGCCGGCAATAAAGATCAAGACCCTGGTGATATTGCTTGTACTTTTGATCTGGGGAACTATTTACTCACAGGCTCTCTTTTATTCTCAACTTCCGAGAACTGTGATTTTTACTATAATCCGTCCCGATTTTCCGGTTTTGGGATGGTTGACAGGCGGCGGTCTGTTCGTATATGAGGAAGGACTTCATCACGGCGCAGTTCAGGGCCTTAGATCGGCTTCAATCCTTTCTCTTGGACTGTTAATGTGCTGGACCACTGACTCAAGGGATATGTTAAACGGTCTGGTAGGACTCAAGGTACCTTATAGCGTAGCTTTTATGGTAATCACAGCAGTAAGATTTCTGCCAATAATAATCACTGAAGTAGCTACCGTGATAACAGTCCAGCGGCTCAGGGGATTTAATCCGAAAAAATTTGGGTCAGGAATCATAAAAACATTACTCAATATATTAACCCCGACTCTCGCAAACTGTGTAAGGAGAACAGGAACCCTTGCAGTTTCAATTCAGAGTAGGGCTTTTCGGGCAAATCCCGATAGGACATCTCTCAAAAAACTGGAGTTTTCAAACATTGACAAAGTAATGATTACAGTTTTTGTTTTTGCAGCCATAAGTATTGTTGTCATAAAACTTCTTTACAATATGTATACAAGTGGAATTTATTATACTTCAAGTTTAAGACCTGTTTATGCAATTGCAGGGGGATACCTTTGA